The Candidatus Berkiella aquae sequence CAAAATTTTTCAGGCAAGATAAAATAACCAAATTCAGGCGCACAAAATAGTATGATATCGGTTGATATCTTACTTAAATCATTCATCACTTGTACCAAACCACTTAGAATGACTGATTCAAATTTACCACGGCTATTGTTAACATATAATACATTATTTTGAACCCGATCAAATCCTAATAGCACGCTAGTATATTGTCTATCAATGTCTAAAGAAACGCCATAGCTTGCAGCTGATCCTAAAGGGCACTGATTAATTAACTGATAAGCATTTTTTAACAATTCGATATTATCTAAAAATGATTCAACAAATGCACCCGCCCAAAGCCCAACGGATGAGGGCATTGCACGTTGGAAATGCGTTCTCCCAGGTATAGGTACCTGTTGATGCTTTTTCGCAAATTGATATAACACTTCACAAACATTAAGTGCTTCAGCTATAATCTGAACTAAATTGTCCTTGGCATATAATCTCATATCCAGCAAAACTTGATCATTTCTCGAGCGAGCAGTATGAAGTTTTTTTCCAAGATCCCCTAATTTAGCAATTAATGCATTTTCAATCGCGGTATGAACGTCTTCATCTTGAAATTGAATAATAAATTTTCCTGCCTTATTTAGTTCAATGATGGATAGAAGCTCTTGTGTTAACTGCTCACACTCTGTAACAGTCAAAACACCAATTTTATTGAGCATTTTTGCATGGGCTATGCTGCCCATACAATCATAATCAATCAAGCTCTGATCTAAATAAGGATCATCCCCAGTCATGAATGTTTCAACTAGCTGATCGAGTTGGTAACCCTTCTCCCACAGTTTCATAGTATACCCTGTTTATTTTGCGTTAAACCATAAAGCATCGCAGGTAATGAATAGATATTGATAAACCCTGATGCATCCGCTTGATTAAAAATTTCATCTTCTTCAAACGTTGCTAAACCGGCATGATATAAACTATGTGGTGAAGTCACCCCTTTAAACAAGGCATGCCCTTTATATAGTTTTAATTTTACCTGTCCTGTAACATTCTGTTGTGTTTTATTCACAAAAGCATCTAACGCTTCTTTCGCTAGTGAAAACCATCTCCCTTCATAAATCATATTGGCATAAGACTGCTGGAGAGATTGCTTTAAATGTAACGTTGCTCGATCTAAACATAGACTTTCTAATATTTTATGTGCTTTATGTAACAGCATTCCTGCAGGAAACTCATAAACTCCTCGACATTTCATACCAACCAATCGATTCTCGACCATATCTACCACACCAATACCGTGAGCGCCCGCCTTTTTGTTTAGCCATTGAATCAATTGAATCGACGAGAGGTTCTCACCATTAATGCCAACCGGTATTCCATTGGCAAAATCAACCGTAATAACCTCAGACTCTTCTGGCGCAGCTTCAATTGAGTTTGTCATTAATAACAAATCATCGGGATATCCTGATGAGGGATCTTCCAATACACCACCTTCATGTGAAACATACCAAATGTTTCTATCTCGTGAATACGGCGCTTTTGGCGTTACGGGAATTTCAATACCATGGTTTTGAGCATAAGCGATCGCTTCTTGTCGCGATCTAATTGTCCATTCTCGCCAAGGGGCAATAATTTTCAATTCTGGCGCAAGTGCTTTAACTGCATACTCTATTCGCACTTGATCATTACCTTTTCCGGTTGCGCCATGTGCAATAGCCTCCGCATTTTCTTGTTTAGCGATTTCCACGAGTTTTTGGGCAATTAATGATCGTGAAATTGTGCCAAGAAGATATTGATCTTCATAAAGTGCACTGGATTTTAACATGGGGAAAAGATAATGGGTAATAAACTCTGATTGCACATCCAATAAAAATGCCTTGCTTGCCCCACTTTTTAATGCTTTTTGTTGGATACCCTGTAAATCCTCTTCTTGACCTAAATCACATATCACTGCAATAATTTCTGCATGATAGTTTTCTTTTAACCAAGAGATCATCACTGAAGTATCAAGGCCACCTGAATAAGCTAAGACAATTTTGTTAATCAACATGGTCAACTCCTAATATAGATTTTTTATAATATTGATTGGATCTGATAATTGTGAAATATCAAACTCTAAGACTTTTAAATCACTTTTAAGAACAACAATTCTTTTTGCAATACGTGTTAAAAACGCTAAATCATGAGAAGCAATCACCATAGTGACCCCCATGGCATGAACTGATTGTAATAATTGAACAACATCGTCAATCGTTGCCACGTCTAATCCAGAAGTAGGTTCATCACAAAGTAAAATATCTGGTTTCATCATGAGACAACGTGCTAATGCAACTCTTTGTTTTTGCCCACCTGATAGCTCTGCTGGATAATGATTAGTTTTACTTTCTAGTCCCAACAGTTTTAGTAAATTTAATGCTTCTTTTTCAGACTCTTTATTACCAAATACAATATTCGGTGCGTAAATCAGATTCTCTAATACGGTCATATGCGGAAATAATTGGAAGTCTTGAAACATAAAAGTACAAGTTCCTGAATACTCAATTTTCCCTGAATCAATGCTTTCAAGTTTTTGGATG is a genomic window containing:
- a CDS encoding ATP-binding cassette domain-containing protein codes for the protein MLKLSNVTKQFSQTPILKNVDISIEKGSITGLAGPSGGGKSTLLRCIQKLESIDSGKIEYSGTCTFMFQDFQLFPHMTVLENLIYAPNIVFGNKESEKEALNLLKLLGLESKTNHYPAELSGGQKQRVALARCLMMKPDILLCDEPTSGLDVATIDDVVQLLQSVHAMGVTMVIASHDLAFLTRIAKRIVVLKSDLKVLEFDISQLSDPINIIKNLY
- a CDS encoding argininosuccinate synthase — protein: MTMLINKIVLAYSGGLDTSVMISWLKENYHAEIIAVICDLGQEEDLQGIQQKALKSGASKAFLLDVQSEFITHYLFPMLKSSALYEDQYLLGTISRSLIAQKLVEIAKQENAEAIAHGATGKGNDQVRIEYAVKALAPELKIIAPWREWTIRSRQEAIAYAQNHGIEIPVTPKAPYSRDRNIWYVSHEGGVLEDPSSGYPDDLLLMTNSIEAAPEESEVITVDFANGIPVGINGENLSSIQLIQWLNKKAGAHGIGVVDMVENRLVGMKCRGVYEFPAGMLLHKAHKILESLCLDRATLHLKQSLQQSYANMIYEGRWFSLAKEALDAFVNKTQQNVTGQVKLKLYKGHALFKGVTSPHSLYHAGLATFEEDEIFNQADASGFINIYSLPAMLYGLTQNKQGIL
- the argH gene encoding argininosuccinate lyase; amino-acid sequence: MKLWEKGYQLDQLVETFMTGDDPYLDQSLIDYDCMGSIAHAKMLNKIGVLTVTECEQLTQELLSIIELNKAGKFIIQFQDEDVHTAIENALIAKLGDLGKKLHTARSRNDQVLLDMRLYAKDNLVQIIAEALNVCEVLYQFAKKHQQVPIPGRTHFQRAMPSSVGLWAGAFVESFLDNIELLKNAYQLINQCPLGSAASYGVSLDIDRQYTSVLLGFDRVQNNVLYVNNSRGKFESVILSGLVQVMNDLSKISTDIILFCAPEFGYFILPEKFCPGSSLMPQKRNPCPLELIRAKSATVQGMLFQVLEIIRGLPSGYNRDFQETKRPLMQGFEVTRLSLKVFASIFAELEVDKEQCIGSFTTELFATDKVLSLVREGIPFRDAYKKVANELDEVAFCDPVENILSKTHMGATGNLGLEFSLAKIKQHQLWLVAE